A region of Polyangiaceae bacterium DNA encodes the following proteins:
- a CDS encoding biopolymer transporter ExbD: MSASAAARRPEPEINVTPLVDVVLVLLIIFMVIAPALNEGEHVDLPAIFQPDAKPKDMNPIDVTIALNGTVVIDKERVEPTTLKARLVELHAKDPERALLLKTDAAAPYKRVRETFAMLQGIGFKGISLKVTERKKPGQGQ, encoded by the coding sequence ATGAGCGCGAGCGCAGCGGCACGGCGACCCGAGCCGGAGATCAACGTCACGCCCTTGGTGGACGTGGTGCTGGTGTTGCTCATCATCTTCATGGTGATCGCTCCGGCGCTGAACGAAGGCGAGCACGTGGACCTGCCCGCGATCTTCCAACCCGACGCCAAGCCCAAGGACATGAATCCCATCGACGTGACCATCGCGCTGAACGGCACGGTGGTGATCGACAAAGAGCGCGTCGAGCCGACTACGCTGAAGGCGCGGCTCGTGGAGCTTCACGCCAAGGACCCCGAGCGGGCGCTGTTGCTCAAGACCGACGCGGCCGCACCCTACAAGCGCGTGCGCGAGACCTTCGCCATGCTCCAAGGCATCGGCTTCAAGGGCATCTCGCTGAAGGTGACCGAGAGGAAGAAGCCCGGTCAGGGCCAGTGA
- a CDS encoding PAS domain-containing protein, with amino-acid sequence MRLGVRAKLFLLSLGLIIASVIASYAYLRGALEDALLQSVRTDLHVRVKLIARELSDAPADSPEEWQLLAQDLGKRAEARVTLIDLEGKVFGDSDVTWAELPRVENHRGRAEVDAALAGRTGESVRHSTTVRQRMLYMAEPFQRDGKPGGVARVALSLARVDGAVADLRRLALIAALLAIAVAVVLSSAAAQLVWRDARSLTEAARRMAAGDLATRTRRSGTDELGELGRALDALASSLSSTLSELRSERDRVSGILSGMQEGVLLLDRDGRVALVNPALCEMLLLPSDAQGKTPLEVIRHAQLKSLLDDVIESDEPHSRDIEVGGIKPRRLLVRAAPLAGEQGGTLAVFVDVTDMRRLETMRRDFVANVSHELRTPVTAIRSAAETLDTALEKDPEAARRFVEIIDRNAERLRELVEDLLDLSRIESQTYKLGFASLELGSVASHVIDLFRERADKKRIRLLADLPAALPKVCVDPKALDHVLTNLIDNAVKYCPNGSTVSLRASEEGDLVRVSVSDDGPGIEPRHLPRLFERFYRVDAGRSRELGGTGLGLSIVKHLVEAMGGSVRVESTLGSGTQFSFTLRTEMPPERSAPNVTETS; translated from the coding sequence TTGAGGCTTGGTGTCCGCGCGAAGCTCTTCCTGCTCTCGCTCGGGCTGATCATCGCGTCGGTCATCGCCAGCTACGCCTACCTGCGCGGCGCGCTCGAAGACGCCTTGCTCCAGAGCGTCCGCACCGACCTTCACGTCCGCGTGAAGCTGATCGCGCGGGAGCTCTCGGACGCCCCCGCCGACTCGCCGGAGGAGTGGCAGCTCCTCGCGCAGGATCTGGGCAAGCGCGCCGAGGCGCGCGTCACGCTGATCGACCTCGAAGGCAAGGTCTTCGGCGACTCGGACGTCACCTGGGCCGAGCTGCCCAGGGTTGAGAACCACCGCGGTCGCGCCGAGGTGGACGCGGCGCTGGCGGGACGAACCGGCGAGAGCGTGCGCCACAGCACCACGGTGCGCCAGCGCATGCTCTACATGGCGGAGCCTTTCCAGCGCGATGGCAAGCCGGGCGGCGTCGCCCGTGTCGCGCTGTCGCTCGCCCGCGTGGACGGCGCCGTCGCGGACCTGCGACGCCTCGCGCTCATCGCGGCGCTGCTGGCCATCGCGGTGGCGGTGGTGCTCTCGAGCGCGGCCGCGCAGCTGGTCTGGAGGGACGCCCGCTCGCTCACGGAGGCGGCCCGGCGCATGGCGGCGGGAGATCTGGCCACGCGAACCCGACGCTCCGGCACCGACGAGCTGGGCGAGCTCGGCCGCGCTCTGGACGCCCTGGCCAGCAGCCTGAGCTCGACGCTGTCGGAGCTGCGCTCCGAGCGCGACCGGGTGAGCGGCATCCTGAGCGGCATGCAAGAGGGCGTGCTCCTGCTCGACCGCGACGGCCGCGTGGCGCTGGTGAACCCGGCGCTCTGCGAGATGTTGCTGCTGCCTTCGGACGCCCAAGGCAAGACGCCGCTCGAGGTGATCCGGCACGCACAGCTGAAATCCCTGCTCGACGACGTGATCGAGAGCGACGAGCCCCACTCCAGGGACATCGAGGTGGGCGGCATCAAGCCGCGCCGCCTGCTGGTGCGCGCGGCGCCCCTGGCAGGCGAGCAGGGCGGGACGCTGGCGGTGTTCGTGGACGTCACGGACATGCGTCGATTGGAGACGATGCGCCGGGATTTCGTGGCGAACGTCTCCCACGAGCTCAGGACGCCGGTGACGGCCATCCGCTCGGCCGCGGAGACGCTGGACACCGCGCTGGAGAAGGACCCCGAGGCGGCCCGGCGCTTCGTCGAGATCATCGACCGCAACGCCGAGCGCCTGCGCGAGCTGGTGGAGGACCTGTTGGACCTCTCCCGAATCGAGTCGCAGACCTACAAACTCGGGTTCGCGTCGCTCGAGCTGGGCAGCGTCGCGTCGCACGTGATCGACCTGTTCCGCGAGCGCGCGGACAAGAAGCGCATCCGTCTGCTGGCGGACCTACCAGCCGCCCTGCCGAAGGTCTGCGTGGATCCGAAGGCGCTGGACCATGTGCTCACCAACCTGATCGACAACGCGGTGAAGTACTGCCCAAACGGCAGCACGGTGAGCCTGCGCGCGTCCGAAGAAGGTGACCTGGTGCGCGTATCGGTCTCCGACGACGGTCCCGGAATCGAGCCGCGCCACCTGCCGCGCCTGTTCGAGCGCTTCTACCGCGTGGACGCGGGTCGCTCGCGCGAGCTCGGCGGCACGGGGCTCGGACTCTCGATCGTGAAGCATCTCGTGGAAGCCATGGGCGGCAGCGTTCGCGTCGAGAGCACGCTGGGCTCCGGCACGCAATTCTCGTTCACGCTGCGTACCGAGATGCCTCCCGAGCGCTCCGCGCCGAACGTTACGGAGACGAGCTAG
- a CDS encoding energy transducer TonB, which produces MDLTTWTTTQSDPVRRKRLVFGYTVGSFGAGLVAVVVAVTAGKVVMADEDVPVDVTLATAPEEQKAPEPEPEPEPTPEPEQKAPGPRLPKLAPPKETPKDEPAESSSADDAYGYGDPYQHGSGGGGAPKPAATAVAPPPPPPPPPPKPKPAGPTRLTENDVPPVSVSMGAPQYPAAAKAAGVEGTVVVKYVVTETGAVTGVQVVRGPSELHAACIAAVQSWRFKPALRDGVPIAVSRVARFPFRIKT; this is translated from the coding sequence ATGGACCTCACGACCTGGACCACGACTCAGTCAGACCCGGTGCGCCGAAAGCGCCTGGTCTTCGGCTACACCGTCGGCTCCTTCGGGGCGGGGCTGGTGGCCGTGGTAGTCGCGGTGACCGCCGGCAAGGTGGTGATGGCCGACGAGGACGTGCCGGTGGACGTCACACTGGCGACGGCTCCCGAAGAGCAGAAGGCTCCCGAGCCCGAGCCCGAGCCCGAGCCGACGCCGGAGCCCGAGCAGAAGGCGCCTGGGCCGCGCTTGCCGAAGCTCGCTCCGCCCAAGGAAACCCCAAAGGACGAGCCCGCGGAGTCGAGCAGCGCGGACGACGCCTATGGGTACGGGGATCCGTATCAGCACGGCAGCGGCGGAGGCGGCGCTCCGAAGCCGGCCGCCACCGCGGTCGCTCCGCCTCCACCCCCGCCCCCGCCGCCTCCGAAGCCGAAGCCGGCTGGCCCGACGCGCCTCACCGAGAACGACGTCCCGCCGGTGTCGGTGTCGATGGGCGCGCCGCAGTACCCCGCCGCGGCCAAGGCCGCCGGCGTCGAGGGCACCGTGGTCGTCAAATACGTGGTCACCGAGACCGGCGCCGTCACCGGCGTACAGGTCGTGCGTGGCCCGAGCGAGCTCCACGCCGCGTGCATCGCCGCCGTCCAGAGCTGGCGCTTCAAGCCGGCGCTGCGCGACGGTGTGCCCATCGCGGTCTCCCGCGTCGCGCGCTTTCCTTTCCGCATCAAGACCTGA
- a CDS encoding biopolymer transporter ExbD: MGIHVSAGKGSRRQQPTPNVNVTPLVDVTLVVLIIFMVVTPLMTKTFWLNLPKQEKTDQPPPPPSDDANKPLVVTVDRAGAIRVNQTVLSKEELKERLPRMLAAKKQKVVYFDAHDELGYGRAVDVLDVARAGGARSIAILTESVVR; encoded by the coding sequence ATGGGAATACACGTCAGCGCAGGCAAGGGCAGCCGAAGGCAGCAACCGACACCCAACGTGAACGTCACCCCGCTGGTGGACGTGACGCTGGTGGTGCTGATCATCTTCATGGTCGTCACCCCGCTGATGACCAAGACCTTCTGGCTCAACCTGCCCAAGCAGGAGAAGACGGACCAGCCGCCGCCCCCTCCGAGTGACGACGCGAACAAGCCGCTGGTCGTGACGGTGGACAGAGCAGGTGCCATCCGAGTGAACCAGACCGTGCTCAGCAAGGAAGAGCTGAAGGAGCGGCTGCCGCGCATGCTGGCCGCCAAGAAGCAGAAGGTCGTGTACTTCGACGCCCACGACGAGCTCGGCTACGGCCGCGCCGTGGACGTTTTGGACGTGGCCCGCGCCGGTGGCGCTCGCTCGATCGCGATCTTGACCGAATCCGTAGTCCGCTGA
- a CDS encoding response regulator: MTTVLVIEDEHDIQDVLEYNLRAAGFEVLKATQGGEGLRMARESRPDLVLLDLMLPDTSGMDVCRSLKSEAATRRVPVVMVTARNDEIDRVVGFELGADDYIVKPFSVRELVLRVRAVLRRHDSPTAASRAIEFGDLKIDRDAHRVWVRDEEVELTALELKLLLTLFDRKNRVQSRESLLDTVWGVDARISTRTVDAHVKRLREKLGDARDYVETVRGVGYRFVDQPLTG, encoded by the coding sequence ATGACGACCGTGCTCGTGATCGAAGACGAACACGACATCCAGGACGTGCTGGAATACAATCTTCGCGCCGCTGGATTCGAGGTGCTCAAGGCGACCCAGGGCGGCGAGGGCCTGCGGATGGCGCGGGAGTCGCGCCCCGACCTGGTGCTCCTGGATCTGATGCTCCCGGACACCTCGGGCATGGACGTGTGCCGGTCCCTCAAGAGCGAGGCCGCCACGCGGCGCGTCCCGGTGGTGATGGTGACCGCCCGGAACGACGAGATCGACCGGGTGGTGGGCTTCGAGCTCGGCGCCGACGACTACATCGTCAAGCCCTTCAGCGTGCGGGAGCTCGTCCTCCGGGTGCGCGCGGTGCTCCGGCGCCACGACTCTCCGACGGCCGCGAGCCGTGCCATCGAGTTCGGCGACCTGAAGATCGACCGCGACGCGCACCGCGTCTGGGTCCGTGACGAAGAGGTGGAGCTGACGGCGCTCGAGCTCAAGCTCCTGCTCACGCTGTTCGACCGCAAGAACCGCGTCCAGTCGCGGGAGAGCCTGCTCGACACGGTCTGGGGCGTGGACGCACGCATCAGCACGCGCACCGTGGACGCTCACGTGAAGCGGCTGCGCGAGAAGCTCGGTGACGCGCGTGACTACGTCGAGACGGTGCGTGGCGTCGGGTACCGGTTCGTGGACCAGCCGCTGACTGGGTAG
- a CDS encoding response regulator, which yields MAKVLVIEDERDLQQVLTYNLRQAGHEALSAERGVEGLRLARAEHPDLVLLDLMLPDVPGTDVCRTLKEDAATRGIPVVMLTARGEEIDRVVGFELGADDYIVKPFSVRELMLRIQAILRRAKSERPPSDATIEFGCLKIDREAHRVWVEEHEIELTALEFRLLVTLYERKNRVQTRAALLDDVWGIQADITTRTVDTHVKRLREKLEGARDYVETVRGVGYRFKGSPDEASI from the coding sequence ATGGCAAAAGTACTCGTCATCGAGGACGAACGAGACCTGCAGCAGGTGCTCACGTACAACCTGCGTCAAGCGGGCCACGAAGCTCTGTCGGCCGAGCGTGGCGTCGAGGGCCTGCGGCTGGCCCGGGCCGAGCACCCCGACCTGGTGCTGCTCGATCTGATGCTGCCGGACGTCCCCGGAACGGACGTGTGCCGCACGCTGAAGGAGGACGCCGCGACCCGCGGCATCCCGGTCGTGATGCTCACGGCGCGCGGCGAGGAGATCGACCGCGTGGTCGGGTTCGAGCTCGGCGCCGACGACTACATCGTCAAGCCGTTCAGCGTTCGGGAGCTGATGCTGCGCATCCAGGCCATCTTGCGCCGAGCCAAGAGCGAACGCCCGCCTTCGGACGCCACCATCGAGTTCGGCTGCCTGAAGATCGACCGCGAGGCGCACCGCGTCTGGGTCGAAGAGCACGAGATCGAGCTGACCGCGCTGGAGTTCCGCTTGCTGGTGACGCTGTACGAGCGCAAGAACCGCGTGCAGACTCGGGCTGCGTTGCTGGATGACGTCTGGGGCATCCAGGCCGACATCACCACGCGCACGGTGGACACGCACGTAAAGCGCCTGCGGGAGAAGCTCGAAGGCGCCCGCGACTACGTCGAGACGGTGCGCGGGGTCGGCTATCGGTTCAAGGGCTCGCCCGACGAGGCGAGCATTTGA
- a CDS encoding PilZ domain-containing protein gives MAYVGFERRSNRRADVPATAVLLRGGAAGGRFDVANLSAAGALLIGASELGRGDHALLHLEAPGCEPVVVHARIVRGGDGDGVNALAVEFRHRSPDTEDAIQDVVLSALEEDARSSRSVLAEQAEA, from the coding sequence ATGGCGTATGTGGGATTCGAACGAAGGTCGAATCGGCGCGCCGATGTTCCTGCGACGGCGGTCCTGCTGAGGGGTGGCGCTGCCGGTGGCCGCTTCGACGTGGCAAACCTCTCCGCAGCGGGCGCGCTCCTGATTGGCGCGAGCGAGCTGGGCCGAGGTGACCACGCGCTCTTGCACCTCGAGGCGCCCGGCTGCGAGCCGGTCGTGGTGCACGCGCGCATCGTCAGGGGTGGCGACGGCGACGGCGTCAACGCGCTGGCCGTCGAGTTCCGGCACCGTTCGCCGGACACGGAGGACGCCATCCAGGACGTGGTGCTCTCTGCGCTCGAGGAGGACGCGCGCTCGAGCCGGAGCGTTCTCGCGGAGCAGGCCGAAGCCTGA
- a CDS encoding MotA/TolQ/ExbB proton channel family protein — protein sequence MSFNLAHIWESMGLLGKVIAAVLLAMGIASIGVVVERLLAFSRSAKESIQFAQKATPLLRSWEVETLLTTAKAHKSSALARLFAAIVERYIGGFETVEGKITPVELARNEAERQKEQLGAELRRGMSVLASVGSVAPFVGLLGTVVGIIAAFQGIASTGSGGLGAVSAGIAEALIETAFGLMVAIPAVLFFNYLTARVNSIELALARSAGELLDEMEARYVPPSSSRDSDVGERRAA from the coding sequence ATGTCCTTCAACCTCGCGCACATCTGGGAGTCGATGGGCCTGCTCGGCAAGGTGATCGCCGCCGTGCTGCTCGCGATGGGCATCGCCAGCATCGGTGTGGTCGTCGAGCGCCTGCTGGCGTTCTCGCGCTCCGCCAAAGAGTCGATCCAGTTCGCGCAGAAAGCGACGCCGCTGCTCCGAAGCTGGGAGGTGGAGACGCTGCTCACCACCGCCAAGGCCCACAAGAGCTCGGCGCTCGCCCGCCTGTTCGCGGCCATTGTCGAGCGCTACATCGGCGGCTTCGAGACCGTGGAGGGCAAGATCACGCCGGTGGAGCTGGCGCGCAACGAGGCCGAGCGGCAGAAGGAGCAGCTCGGCGCCGAGCTCCGGCGCGGCATGAGCGTGCTCGCCTCCGTGGGCTCGGTGGCCCCCTTCGTCGGTCTGCTCGGCACCGTGGTGGGCATCATCGCCGCCTTCCAGGGCATCGCCTCCACGGGCTCCGGCGGCCTGGGCGCCGTCTCGGCAGGCATCGCCGAGGCGCTGATCGAGACCGCCTTCGGCCTGATGGTCGCCATCCCCGCGGTGCTCTTCTTCAACTACCTGACCGCTCGGGTGAACAGCATCGAGCTGGCCCTGGCGCGCTCCGCCGGCGAGCTGCTCGACGAGATGGAGGCCCGCTACGTCCCGCCGTCGAGCTCTCGGGACTCGGACGTCGGCGAGCGCCGGGCGGCCTGA